TTTGCACAAAGTTCTCAAATATATGGTGGCAGAGGTTGCACACAATTATCCACTAAAATCACCATATTCATCATTTAATTATCCTAGACCCAATGAGTTGGGCTGTATGGATTCTTTCCTAGAAAATCTCAAGGAACTAGCAAGGTGTGATGAGGCTGATGATTCAATTGGTTTTCAACATCATAGAATCCAAGTGATCCAAAACGATCTCGTATTCTTAAGATCTTTCCTGGAAAATATCAAGGAGCAGCGCTATCAGAATGGAAAACTTCAAGCTTTCTGGAGTCATGTTATGGAGGCTGCATACAAGGCAGAGTTACTGATTGACTTGGCCCTTGTTGGTGATAAATGTGAAGATTCTTTGGATGCTGTTTCTAGAGATATCAATCTTTTGAAGATTGAGGCCCCTGAGATCCATAATGCTCAAACCCAAAGAGTTAACAAGACTTCCCTTCACATACCGTCACAACTTGCTGCCGCCATGCACGACGAAGATCTGGTAGGTCTTGACGACGAGGTGGAAACTATAACTCATCGGCTTACGAGAGGATCAAAGCAATTGGATGTTGTTCCCATTGTGGGTATGCCAGGCCTTGGCAAGACCACATTAGCCAATAAAGTTTATAATGCTCCTTCAGTTAGGTCATATTTCCATGTTCGTCGTTGGTGTCGTGTTTCTCAAACATATAACATACGCAGTTTGTTAGTTGAGCTTTTGTGTAGTAGTTCTTCTGAGAGTTCTGATGAATATCataaaatggatgaaaatgatTTGGTCATGAAACTAAGGCAGGTTTTGCTGAGAAGTAGGTATCTCCTTTTTTTGGATGACTTGTGGGACGTTGAGGCATGGAATTTGTTGGAAAAATCACTACCGAATGATGCCAATGGAAGCAGGATTCTCTTCACCAGTAGATACCAGAATTTATCTTTGCATTTCAAACCTAATAGCGAGCCTCACCATCTCCGCCATCTTACTGACGAAGAGAGTTGGACATTGCTGCAGAGAAAGCTATTTGGCACGAAAGATTGTCCTCCAGCACTAAGTGAAGTTGGATCTCAAATAGCAAAACTTTGTCAGGGTTTACCCCTCGCAGTTGTCCTTGTTGCTGGAATTCTTGCTACTACTGCACAAGATAGTTGGGAAGAAGTTGTAAAAAGTCTAAGTTCTATTGTCCTTGAGGATGAATACTGCATGAAGTCACTTGAGCTGAGTTATAGTCATCTACCAGATTATTTGAAGCCATGTCTTCTGTACTTTGCTACATTTCAAGAAGACAAGGTTATTAATGTGCGAAGGTTGTTACGGCTTTGGATCTCTGAAAGATTCGTGCAACAGGCTGAAGGAAAGAGAGTAGAGGAAGCAGCTTATGACTACTTTATGGCTCTAGTTAATAGAAGTTTAGTTAAGGGTGTCGGACAAAGAACTGTGGGTGGTGCCAAAGCCTGTCTACTTCATGATTTGGTACACGAGTTTTGTGTGAAAAAAGCCATAGAAGAAAGTTTTCTATATGATGTTCATACTTGGAACCCTCTTGGGATTACTGGACCAAGCAACCCCCACCGAGTTTGTGTCCGCAATACCAGAGAATTGAAGATTTGGGAGTTAACGATTATTTTTCCCAATTTACGctctttgatcttgtttggacaTGGTCATATTGAACATGAAGAGGAGGATTTGGATATTTTGTTACCTAAACTTCTCAGAGTGTTGGATTTTCGGAGTTTGCCCTTTCGTTACAATTCTTTCCCAATCGAAGTAGTATTGCTTGTTCACTTGAGATACCTGGCGCTCAAAGGAGTAGCATACATCCCATCTGCGATAGCCAACCTCTCAAGGTTAGAAACTCTTATCGTAGATGATCCGGTTTTTGGTATTGAGCTGCCAAGTACTATTTGGAACATTAAGACATTGAGTCATCTGCGTGCTTTAAATTATCATGGAGTATGGCCaatgggttttatttttccagttGAAAATCTGGAAGTATCCCCAGATTTAGATTGTTTAGACACTTTAGACCTTGCAATTGATCCCTCCTCTCAAAGCTTGCAAAAGATACTGAGAAAGTTACCAAGCATTCGCAGGTTAAAATGTATGGAACAACCGGGCGGAACAAGAGAAGCTACCAGAAATTGCAACGAGATTCTTGAGTTTGACAGTTTGAGTCAACTGGAATCACTTCATTTGTTTGGTTTTCACGGATGTGGATTTAAATTCCCgttgaatttgaaaaagttggCTCTCACATATAATTGTCAGCCATGGAGTgaaatttcaacaattggaaagCTGCTCAATCTTGAAGTGCTTAAATTACTTGATCGCTGCTTTGTTGGGGAAGAATGGATAATGAAAGAAGGGGAGTTCCCTAACCTCCGAGTCTTAAAATTGTCAAGGTTGAAATTTCGCAACTGGACTGCATTTTCTGATAATTTTTCCCGCCTTGAGAAATTGGTCTTGCACCGATGTAAGGAGCTGGAAAAGGTCCCTTCCTGTTTAGGGGAGTGTGAGACTCTTGAAATGATTGTGGTGAAAAATTGTCCTGAGTCTGTTGGAGATTCTGTAAAGCAAATTGAACAAGAACAGATGGATATGGGCAATGTGGCTCTAAAGATCGAAATTGATAATTATGATGATACAATCTTTTCCCCAGAAGCAGAGTCAACTCCCTCAGAAGCAGAGGAGATTTCTTTAGAAAGAGAGTCTATATCCTCTCATCACGCAGTTGACAATTGTGAGAGTGAATGTACAGTGGGATTCCACTCATCAGGTCAGATAAAACTATATTTGCATATGTTGAATCAGTTCAATTATATAATGCTTCATGCTTCTCTTAACAGTTTACGACGGCAAACCATTCATGTCTCTTTTCATTTGTTTATATGTTGAATCAGTCCAATGATGTGTTAATTCATGTGTATTTTGAAGCAATTTCTGCTGCATAACTTTCTGATAAATTTCTGATTGCAGTAGGAAACACATTGATGCACAATCTGTTTCTAAAATCTTCTTCTTGTCATTTTCTGGTTCAGTGTTGAGTAATTTTTATGTCCCAATTTCCGAAATCTTCTTCCTTGTTGCTACatgatacgaactcgacccaacaagaacctgtcttgaagaaccgaatcgatcaggcagcggaaggatctatcttgaccagGTTATGGATACAAAGATGGAAAGACcttacgacccctctaatccccgtgactacgaacttgttgatattatctcaacccgtaaccaaacgaattagtgaacctcaggcaagtgtagaaggcgccacaattcaacatggtcttgaattgataagccgaaacttgaacaaaggagatacaactcactttgtatcaaggaacgctcccaaaggaacaagaaagagaaaactctcaattttttatTCATCTCATAATTGTGTTTttcaatagttaaataaagttggctatttatagccttgcaagactcaaaaccctaatctaaattggaaacaatacaagtttccttatttgacttgacttctaaacttgacataacttcctaaacaaatttggaagcaattaactgctttcctaaaactctaattcaactagaataggaaactaactaattcaaattggcttaactatggtcaacatgactttagcctttattccctaattcaaacaacttacttaactctcaatttggaaatcaatcaagatatcaatcaagataccaatcaagatttggaagccaattaaaatttggaaaatttggatcttcaatgattctcgagcccgattgcaccatcaaccatcattaGAATGTGCAGACttgtaaaatgaaaggaatccatgcaaatcttcatgttctcatcattcccctcctcttgaaagacgatttgtcctcaaatcgaggGCTTGTTTACAAAGgagtaactcggagaatgttatatgtaatccaagaacttcaagaaattatcaAGCCAACTACAAGAAGCAAGAACAACAAGAAACAACCACAAGGTATggggaaaaaagaggaaaaaaaataataattttcggATGAATAGTACTGCTACAGTACGATAAACAGTACTGCTACAGTGCGACGATGAACAGTACTGCTACAGTGTGAACAGTTCCGATGAACAGTACCGCTGTgaacagtatttttttttttttttttttttttttgcttttgacgacTCGATGCAAGGTTAGgacttcacttggaagaaatttaatgggagttaaacccttgaaaaatctgttttcaagaacgtaatcacacCAAGAAATTCCAACCTCGTTCAATCAAAGGGGTAGGTTAGACTCAAgtgataaaataataaaaaaaaaacaagaaccaaaaattttttttttcttttaaaattgaaaggcggctagggtttcgatagaaaaaaaaaatagacaaataagaaaagaaaaaggatattaacctgaatcaagagccgaagctctgataccagatgatacgaactcgacccaacaagaacctgtcttgaagaaccgaatcgatcaggcagcggaaggatctatcttgaccagGTTATGGATACAAAGATGGAAAGACcttacgacccctctaatccccgtgactacgaacttgttgatattatctcaacccgtaaccaaacgaattagtgaacctcaggcaagtgtagaaggcgccacaattcaacatggtcttgaattgataagccgaaacttgaacaaaggagatacaactcactttgtatcaaggaacgctcccaaaggaacaagaaagagaaaactctcaattttttatTCATCTCATAATTGTGTTTttcaatagttaaataaagttggctatttatagccttgcaagactcaaaaccctaatctaaattggaaacaatacaagtttccttatttgacttgacttctaaacttgacataacttcctaaacaaatttggaagcaattaactgctttcctaaaactctaattcaactagaataggaaactaactaattcaaattggcttaactatggtcaacatgactttagcctttattccctaattcaaacaacttacttaactctcaatttggaaatcaatcaagatatcaatcaagataccaatcaagatttggaagccaattaaaatttggaaaatttggatcttcaatgattctcgagcccgattgcaccatcaaccatcattaGAATGTGCAGACttgtaaaatgaaaggaatccatgcaaatcttcatgttctcatcattcccctcctcttgaaagacgatttgtcctcaaatcgaggGCTTGTTTACAAAGgagtaactcggagaatgttatatgtaatccaagaacttcaagaaattatcaAGCCAACTACAAGAAGCAAGAACAACAAGAAACAACCACAAGGTATggggaaaaaagaggaaaaaaaataataattttcggATGAATAGTACTGCTACAGTACGATAAACAGTACTGCTACAGTGCGACGATGAACAGTACTGCTACAGTGTGAACAGTTCCGATGAACAGTACCGCTGTgaacagtatttttttttttttttttttttttttgcttttgacgacTCGATGCAAGGTTAGgacttcacttggaagaaatttaatgggagttaaacccttgaaaaatctgttttcaagaacgtaatcacacCAAGAAATTCCAACCTCGTTCAATCAAAGGGGTAGGTTAGACTCAAgtgataaaataataaaaaaaaaacaagaaccaaaaattttttttttcttttaaaattgaaaggcggctagggtttcgatagaaaaaaaaaatagacaaataagaaaagaaaaaggatattaacctgaatcaagagccgaagctctgataccagatgatacgaactcgacccaacaagaacctgtcttgaagaaccgaatcgatcaggcagcggaaggatctatcttgaccagGTTATGGATACAAAGATGGAAAGACCTTACGACCCCTCTAATTCtcgtgactacgaacttgttgatattatctcaacccgtaaccaaacgaattagtgaacctcaagcaagtgtagaaggcgccacaattcaacatggtcttgaattgataagccgaaacttgaacaaaggagatacaactcactttgtatcaaggaacgctcccaaaggaacaagaaagagaaaactctcaattttttatTCATCTCATAATTGTGTTTttcaatagttaaataaagttggctatttatagccttgcaagactcaaaaccctaatctaaattggaaacaatacaagtttccttatttgacttgacttctaaacttgacataacttcctaaacaaatttggaagcaattaactgctttcctaaaactctaattcaactagaataggaaactaactaattcaaattggcttaactatggtcaacatgactttagcctttattccctaattcaaacaacttacttaactctcaatttggaaatcaatcaagatatcaatcaagataccaatcaagatttggaagccaattaaaatttggaaaatttggatcttcaatgattctcgagcccgattgcaccatcaaccatcattaGAATGTGCAGACttgtaaaatgaaaggaatccatgcaaatcttcatgttctcatcactACATAACTTGATATGATATGATGCTCAAACCAGATACACTTATATGTTCCCAATTTGTGCATGTAAATAAGAGTAATACAGAAAAGTGTGACTTACTTCTATTTTTCCTCAATAAAAACCATAATTCAATTGACTGATATGTTGAAACCTACAATCACAGTTTTGCATACAAATATTAAGTGGAGAcaaaaacccaaaaagaaaaacaaaaaaaaacaaactatgGTTGTGTTACTTTTCAACAGAGGAAGGGCATAGGACTTAATATGTGTTTTTCTTCACTACAACATGCTGAAATACAAACATTTTCATTCTTTAATAGGCAAT
The genomic region above belongs to Coffea arabica cultivar ET-39 chromosome 7c, Coffea Arabica ET-39 HiFi, whole genome shotgun sequence and contains:
- the LOC113699839 gene encoding putative late blight resistance protein homolog R1A-3, with the translated sequence MDLIMCVLGNIIWVCRAWELRETIKYRLKLLRNLIGFVTMQGLECSQLTDLLTYTVVAAGRLISICMFDYDEQVANRMESEIYQLMHEKINLLDLQVRETFVHVLTASKKQPRPSYALALQKNEDRVVGQFVGSLRDYLMDLLGSYASFQVPVKDQILRLHEEIRCLGILLKQEEKLGDEMKDLIGAVVSDAAILTFSLSVNEIKEGLPKEIDLAVLHLHKVLKYMVAEVAHNYPLKSPYSSFNYPRPNELGCMDSFLENLKELARCDEADDSIGFQHHRIQVIQNDLVFLRSFLENIKEQRYQNGKLQAFWSHVMEAAYKAELLIDLALVGDKCEDSLDAVSRDINLLKIEAPEIHNAQTQRVNKTSLHIPSQLAAAMHDEDLVGLDDEVETITHRLTRGSKQLDVVPIVGMPGLGKTTLANKVYNAPSVRSYFHVRRWCRVSQTYNIRSLLVELLCSSSSESSDEYHKMDENDLVMKLRQVLLRSRYLLFLDDLWDVEAWNLLEKSLPNDANGSRILFTSRYQNLSLHFKPNSEPHHLRHLTDEESWTLLQRKLFGTKDCPPALSEVGSQIAKLCQGLPLAVVLVAGILATTAQDSWEEVVKSLSSIVLEDEYCMKSLELSYSHLPDYLKPCLLYFATFQEDKVINVRRLLRLWISERFVQQAEGKRVEEAAYDYFMALVNRSLVKGVGQRTVGGAKACLLHDLVHEFCVKKAIEESFLYDVHTWNPLGITGPSNPHRVCVRNTRELKIWELTIIFPNLRSLILFGHGHIEHEEEDLDILLPKLLRVLDFRSLPFRYNSFPIEVVLLVHLRYLALKGVAYIPSAIANLSRLETLIVDDPVFGIELPSTIWNIKTLSHLRALNYHGVWPMGFIFPVENLEVSPDLDCLDTLDLAIDPSSQSLQKILRKLPSIRRLKCMEQPGGTREATRNCNEILEFDSLSQLESLHLFGFHGCGFKFPLNLKKLALTYNCQPWSEISTIGKLLNLEVLKLLDRCFVGEEWIMKEGEFPNLRVLKLSRLKFRNWTAFSDNFSRLEKLVLHRCKELEKVPSCLGECETLEMIVVKNCPESVGDSVKQIEQEQMDMGNVALKIEIDNYDDTIFSPEAESTPSEAEEISLERESISSHHAVDNCESECTVGFHSSEQVSSEGESISSHLPEWTETFLSLLDLV